A window from Actinomycetospora corticicola encodes these proteins:
- a CDS encoding polysaccharide biosynthesis tyrosine autokinase — MIVVGAIAILMPPSYEAKVDLFFTTSDPTANASERVAGYAPLVTNDVVTTSVVGQLGLDESPDQFAKRITVTTQPNSAVLTVGVQLSDPTQTAAAANAVATSFIQLFGRLNPPPAPNTAPAVTATVVQPAGVPVEATWPSVLTLVIGAVVAVALGVAAAALRGRADPKVRTSEDVVALTGRPVLGEIPSSASGTEFRRVRTMLRAAAGDRPPRLVAVCGASTGSGSGLVGVNIAVALAHAGSRVLLVEADLQHPSISHHLGLDTRTGLTTVLSGAKPLREAARPCTVAGLSVLSAGIVDADSGDLLGSPRVADLLGAARTEYDVVVLDTAPLLGDPSAADLASRTDGTVLVAGRGSTRKDDLQAAVRLLDQVGARLLGTVVRAPGRAAADDEGPQVTARTPQVGRPTPPPLRMGAPTNGPVRTGPPSGGLVRTGPPSHPPTRPPAKPPSPGKAAAGPPADPTPTQAVVPVQTATREEAGVPSDTTAEVSPRSRGWIPLTSVAVAVAAAGVGRAAAGTSATGVDERPGPEPTSGTDDGNHDDDGSDTDGSDNDGKQEDAPETPRGDAAAAATTEKGSTA, encoded by the coding sequence ATGATCGTCGTGGGGGCCATCGCGATCTTGATGCCGCCGTCCTACGAGGCGAAGGTCGACCTCTTCTTCACGACCTCGGATCCCACCGCGAACGCGTCCGAGCGGGTCGCCGGTTACGCGCCGTTGGTGACCAACGACGTCGTGACGACGTCCGTCGTCGGGCAGCTCGGACTCGACGAGAGCCCGGACCAGTTCGCGAAGCGCATCACGGTCACCACGCAGCCGAACTCGGCGGTCCTCACGGTCGGGGTGCAGCTCTCCGACCCCACGCAGACGGCGGCGGCCGCGAACGCCGTGGCCACCTCGTTCATCCAGCTCTTCGGACGGCTCAACCCCCCTCCAGCCCCGAACACCGCGCCCGCCGTGACGGCCACGGTCGTCCAGCCCGCCGGGGTGCCCGTCGAAGCGACGTGGCCGTCGGTGCTGACCCTCGTGATCGGCGCCGTCGTCGCGGTCGCGCTGGGGGTGGCGGCGGCCGCGCTGCGCGGCCGGGCCGATCCGAAGGTGCGGACGTCGGAGGACGTGGTCGCCCTGACCGGCCGTCCCGTGCTCGGCGAGATCCCGTCCTCCGCCTCCGGGACGGAGTTCCGCCGGGTCCGCACGATGCTGCGCGCCGCCGCCGGTGACCGACCTCCCCGCCTGGTCGCGGTGTGCGGCGCGTCGACCGGGAGCGGCAGCGGGCTGGTCGGGGTGAACATCGCGGTGGCCCTGGCGCACGCCGGCTCCCGGGTGCTGCTCGTCGAGGCGGACCTCCAGCACCCGAGCATCTCCCACCACCTCGGACTCGACACGAGGACCGGACTCACCACGGTGCTGTCGGGTGCCAAGCCCCTGCGCGAGGCGGCGCGCCCCTGCACCGTCGCCGGGCTCTCGGTGCTCTCCGCCGGCATCGTCGATGCCGACTCCGGCGACCTGCTCGGCTCGCCCCGCGTCGCGGATCTGCTGGGGGCGGCGCGCACGGAGTACGACGTGGTCGTGCTCGACACGGCTCCGCTGCTCGGCGACCCGAGCGCCGCCGACCTGGCGTCGCGCACCGATGGAACCGTCCTCGTCGCGGGCCGCGGATCGACGCGGAAGGACGACCTTCAGGCTGCGGTGCGGCTGCTGGACCAGGTGGGGGCGCGGCTCCTCGGCACCGTGGTCAGGGCCCCGGGCCGGGCGGCGGCGGACGACGAGGGCCCCCAGGTCACGGCACGCACGCCTCAGGTCGGGCGCCCGACCCCGCCACCTCTCCGGATGGGCGCCCCGACGAACGGGCCCGTCCGCACGGGGCCCCCGAGCGGTGGACTCGTACGCACCGGGCCCCCGTCACACCCACCGACCCGGCCCCCGGCGAAACCGCCCTCCCCGGGCAAGGCGGCCGCCGGGCCCCCGGCGGACCCCACGCCGACGCAGGCCGTGGTCCCGGTCCAGACCGCCACCCGGGAGGAGGCCGGGGTCCCGTCGGACACCACGGCCGAGGTCTCGCCCCGTTCCCGGGGCTGGATCCCCCTGACGTCGGTTGCCGTCGCCGTCGCTGCCGCCGGCGTCGGCCGTGCTGCCGCCGGCACGTCGGCTACCGGTGTCGACGAACGCCCCGGCCCAGAGCCGACGAGCGGCACGGACGACGGCAACCACGACGACGACGGCAGCGACACCGACGGCAGCGACAACGACGGGAAGCAGGAAGACGCCCCCGAGACGCCGAGGGGTGACGCCGCGGCCGCTGCCACCACCGAGAAGGGGTCGACGGCGTGA